One region of Macadamia integrifolia cultivar HAES 741 chromosome 11, SCU_Mint_v3, whole genome shotgun sequence genomic DNA includes:
- the LOC122093911 gene encoding pumilio homolog 24, which produces MAAKDKQDSSKSKKRKQISSTPREGVMAAPKKDKLDQSQSKKRKQISSTPREGERPSPKKPKFSPSKPGQPPSKGVKKTFSPKFGTSKPGQPPSKGDKKTFKFSKSDKSSHFSEKQEPLSKRERRLQAKELAEARKMKRKRHYTLEQELASLWEKMRRRNISKEERSTLITKALQKMKGKIPEIASSHVSSRVLQTCVKYCSQSERDDVYEELRPHLLTMACNTYSVHLVKKMLDNASKKQLEAFISSLHGHVGSLLRHMVGSVVIEHAYQLGNASQKQRLLLELYSTELQLFKDLVSTKESRLIDLISKLGLQKASVIRHMTSFVQPILEKGIVDHSIIHRSLVEYFSIADKSSAADVIQQLSGPLLVRMIHTKDGVKVGILCVKHGSAKERKKIIKGMKGHIGKIAQDQYGTMMLICILSVVDDTKLITKIIVRELQNMLKELVLDKNGRRPLLQLLHPNCPRYFSPDDLATINLSIPSLCTKGENNSDLEKQAKSVEVGESGENGADNVSEVVVADSSDSINHEESLQSVDGGKKDPSVRRIQLLVDSGLAESLILTCIENAGELIRSNFGKEVIYEVATGGSDGVLLSTLADRLNALHEAIASLAALPKSDEAEEEHVLENFHSSRTIRKLVMDCSTFASTFWKIALEGKCEMWAQGHSCKVVCAFLESSDSVVQDLAKSELQPLIDSGSLKVPDNKLAES; this is translated from the exons ATGGCGGCAAAGGACAAACAGGACAGTAGCAAATcgaagaaaagaaagcaaatttCGAGCACTCCCAGAGAAGGTGTAATGGCAGCTCCTAAGAAGGACAAACTGGATCAAAGCCAATcgaagaaaagaaagcaaatttCGAGCACTCCTAGGGAAGGTGAAAGACCATCTCCTAAGAAGCCAAAGTTCTCTCCGTCGAAACCTGGACAGCCTCCAAGTAAGGGAGTAAAGAAAACTTTTTCGCCGAAGTTCGGAACGTCGAAACCTGGACAACCTCCAAGTAAGGGAGATAAAAAGACTTTTAAGTTCTCCAAATCCGATAAATCCAGTCATTTTTCCGAGAAGCAAGAACCTCTATCCAAGCGTGAACGTCGTTTGCAGGCAAAG GAACTGGCAGAGGCGAGGAAAATGAAGAGGAAGCGACATTACACTCTCGAGCAG GAACTTGCATCACTATGGGAAAAGATGAGGCGTCGTAACATTTCCAAAGAAGAGAGATCGAC GCTGATAACTAAAGCTCTACAAAAGATGAAAGGCAAAATTCCTGAGATAGCGAGCTCCCATGTTTCTTCCCGTGTCCTGCAG ACTTGCGTTAAATACTGCTCACAATCTGAAAGAGATGACGTGTATGAAGAGCTCCGCCCGCATCTTCTTACCATGGCATGTAACACTTACTCAGTTCATCTGGTGAAGAAAATGTTAGACAATG CCTCTAAGAAGCAGTTGGAAGCATTCATCTCTTCACTTCATGGACATGTTGGTTCTCTTCTTCGACACATGGTTGGATCTGTGG TTATCGAACATGCCTACCAATTGGGGAATGCATCTCAGAAGCAAAGGCTTCTATTGGAACTGTATTCTACAGAGCTTCAATTGTTTAAGGACTTGGTCTCTACTAAAGAGAGCAG GTTAATAGATTTAATTTCTAAACTAGGCCTACAAAAAGCTTCAGTGATACGACATATGACTTCTTTTGTTCAACCAATTCTTGAGAAAGGAATAGTGGACCACTCTATCATTCACAGGTCACTAGTCGAATACTTCAGCATTGCTGACAAG TCCTCTGCTGCAGATGTGATCCAACAGCTCTCGGGGCCACTCCTTGTTCGAATGATCCATACGAAAGATGGAGTGAAGGTTGGCATTCTATGTGTTAAACATGGAAGTGCTAAG gaaagaaagaaaataatcaaaGGCATGAAAGGTCACATAGGGAAAATAGCTCAGGATCAATATGGTACCATG ATGCTTATCTGCATTCTTTCTGTAGTTGATGATACAAAGCTTATTACGAAG ATTATTGTCCGCGAGTTACAAAATATGCTTAAGGAGCTTGTTTTGGATAag AATGGAAGGCGCCCATTGTTGCAGCTGCTTCATCCAAATTGTCCCCGTTATTTTAGTCCTGACGATCTGGCTACCATCAATTTATCCATTCCATCTCTCTGCACCAAG GGTGAAAATAATTCAGACTTGGAAAAGCAAGCAAAATCTGTGGAAGTTGGTGAATCTGGAGAAAATGGCGCTGACAATGTTTCAGAGGTTGTTGTAGCTGATTCCAGTGATAGTATAAACCATGAGGAGAGCCTGCAGTCAGTGGATGGAGGGAAAAAAGATCCCTCTGTGCGAAGAATTCAGTTGTTGGTGGATAGTGGGCTTGCTGAG AGTCTCATCCTTACATGCATTGAGAATGCGGGAGAACTAATCCGATCAAATTTTGGCAAAGAAGTCATATATGAG GTGGCTACTGGTGGGTCTGATGGTGTTCTATtgtcaactttagctgataggTTAAATGCCTTGCATGAAGCCATAGCATCTCTGGCAGCCCTGCCCAAATCAGATGAGGCGGAAGAGGAGCATGTCCTTGAAAATTTCCATTCCAGCAGGACTATCAGAAAATTGGTCATGGACTGCTCCACCTTTGCGTCTACTTTTTGGAAGATAGCTCTGGAAgggaaatgtgaaatgtgggcCCAGGGTCACAG TTGCAAGGTGGTTTGTGCTTTCTTGGAATCCTCAGATTCTGTGGTACAGGATTTGGCAAAATCTGAGTTGCAACCCTTGATAGATAGTGGCTCTCTCAAAGTACCTGATAACAAGCTAGCAGAAAGCTGA
- the LOC122093912 gene encoding dnaJ homolog subfamily C member 14 isoform X2: MFFFFTSLVSSVFIAALQLHPDKNKHPKAEIAFKLVSQAYACLSDGTKRRAFDSERRKSFCSHCSKRSSSKFQGNSEDKLQGSDTRYWIRSNKVLQSFREVRDRFNKEAKVVESCLKANRASGNEFPVFDPSNYSLQDYPHCRTQIYNKPKDFWLLRSVNIDIAGFDYRRGRCSSPVFEIGSEKRSFQCRSASSSSNRYCETFCK, translated from the exons atgttctttttctttactaGCTTGGTGAGTTCTGTTTTCATTGCAGCTTTGCAACTTCACCCAGATAAGAACAAGCATCCCAAGGCTGAAATTGCATTTAAGCTCGTCTCCCAG GCATATGCTTGTCTCTCTGATGGAACGAAAAGAAGAGCATTTGATTCGGAGAGGAGGAAAAGCTTCTGCTCTCATTGCAGCAAACGCTCATCCTCCAAATTCCAAGGCAATTCAGAAGATAAACTTCAGGGTTCAGATACTAGATACTGGATCAGATCAAACAAGGTTTTGCAGAGTTTTCGAGAAGTTCGAGATAGATTCAACAAGGAAGCAAAGGTGGTAGAGAGTTGTTTGAAGGCCAATCGTGCATCTGGAAATGAATTTCCAGTTTTTGATCCGAGTAACTACTCGTTGCAGGATTACCCCCATTGTAGAACTCAGATCTACAACAAACCGAAAGACTTCTGGTTATTGAGATCGGTAAATATTGATATTGCAGGATTTGATTACAGACGTGGAAGGTGTAGTTCCCCAGTCTTTGAAATTGGATCAGAAAAGAGATCATTTCAATGCAGATCAGCATCATCATCTTCAAACAGATATTGTGAAACTTTCTGTAAATAA